From one Streptomyces sp. NBC_01478 genomic stretch:
- a CDS encoding serine hydrolase domain-containing protein — protein MTDVKGLCEPRFAAVGAAFAASLGKDDVGASVAVYLDGEPVVDIWGGYADADRTVAWQRDTLTGVNSTTKNMTALCALLLADQGRLDLSAPVAAYWPEFAAAGKEGLLVRHVLSHTAGLPDIPGPTAVEDFYDWRTVTAGLAAQAPEWEPGTAAGYHALSFGFLIGELVRRITGRSLGDFFAEEVAKPLGADFHIGLSPDDDHRVAPLIPPPSTTDEYAAGAPTGPDGTRREYTGPVVRVRDANSVAWRRAQIPAVNGFGNARSVALVQSVLANRGSAGGVRLLSPEGCEPAWQEVFRGEDRVLRTPMSWTVGFGKFGNTFGWGGWGGSLVASDPDSRMTVAYVMNQMIDREQQEDSRGMEIIMAAYSGLR, from the coding sequence ATGACTGATGTTAAAGGGCTGTGCGAGCCTCGGTTCGCCGCAGTCGGTGCGGCCTTCGCGGCTTCGCTCGGCAAGGACGACGTGGGTGCCTCCGTCGCCGTCTACCTCGACGGCGAGCCGGTGGTCGACATCTGGGGCGGGTACGCCGACGCGGACCGCACTGTCGCCTGGCAGCGCGACACCCTCACGGGCGTGAACTCGACGACCAAGAACATGACCGCCTTGTGCGCGCTCCTCCTGGCCGACCAGGGCCGGCTCGATCTGTCCGCACCGGTCGCCGCCTACTGGCCCGAATTCGCCGCGGCGGGCAAGGAGGGTCTGCTGGTACGCCACGTGCTGTCCCATACCGCGGGGCTGCCGGACATCCCGGGGCCGACGGCGGTCGAGGACTTCTACGACTGGCGGACGGTGACGGCAGGGCTGGCCGCGCAGGCCCCCGAATGGGAACCGGGAACGGCCGCCGGGTACCACGCTCTCAGCTTCGGGTTCCTGATCGGTGAGCTCGTCCGCCGCATCACCGGTCGTAGCCTCGGAGACTTCTTCGCCGAGGAAGTGGCCAAACCACTGGGCGCCGACTTCCACATCGGGCTCTCCCCCGACGACGACCACCGCGTCGCACCGCTCATCCCGCCGCCGTCAACGACCGACGAGTACGCCGCCGGCGCACCGACCGGACCGGACGGCACACGTCGGGAGTACACCGGTCCCGTGGTCCGGGTCAGGGATGCCAACTCGGTGGCCTGGCGGCGGGCGCAGATCCCCGCGGTGAACGGCTTCGGCAACGCTCGGTCCGTCGCCCTCGTCCAGTCGGTCCTGGCGAACCGGGGTTCCGCGGGTGGGGTGCGGCTGCTGTCCCCCGAGGGCTGCGAGCCCGCGTGGCAGGAGGTGTTCCGCGGCGAGGACCGAGTGCTGCGGACGCCGATGTCCTGGACCGTGGGCTTCGGCAAGTTCGGCAACACCTTCGGTTGGGGCGGATGGGGCGGCTCGCTGGTCGCGAGCGACCCTGATTCCCGTATGACGGTGGCCTACGTGATGAACCAGATGATCGACCGGGAGCAGCAGGAGGACAGCCGGGGCATGGAGATCATCATGGCCGCCTACAGCGGACTGCGGTGA
- a CDS encoding acetyl-CoA acetyltransferase yields the protein MSSHGIRDRVAIVGMGCTPFGEHWTRSADDLLVDAVGEAVTSAGITLDDIDAFWLGTQASGVSGLTLSRPLHLPYKPVTRLENMCATGSEALRNACYAVASGAYDVAMAVGVEKLKDSGMSGLSGTSMPGAGDDSRGEITAPANFSLLAPAYAAKYGLAEEELKDVITRIAWKNHVNGARNPRAQFRKEVPLERIRSAPIVAGMLGVFDCSGVSDGSAAAIVVRAEDAYKYTDKPIFVKALSFVAGPADGLLDPDYDFTTFPEVVVSAQEAYRQAGITDPRAELALAEVHDCFTPTELVLMEDLGFSERGQAWKDVTSGAFDLDGSLPVNPDGGLKAFGHPIGASGLRMMFEAWLQLRGEAPPERTVSTLAEGRSLALTHNLGGGPGECVSFVSVVGSELTD from the coding sequence ATGAGCTCGCACGGAATCCGGGACCGGGTCGCGATCGTCGGCATGGGCTGCACGCCCTTCGGCGAACACTGGACCCGCTCGGCGGACGACCTGCTGGTCGACGCCGTCGGCGAGGCCGTCACCTCGGCCGGCATCACGCTCGACGACATCGACGCCTTCTGGCTCGGCACCCAGGCGTCCGGAGTCTCCGGACTGACCCTCAGCCGCCCGCTCCACCTGCCGTACAAGCCGGTCACCCGCCTGGAGAACATGTGCGCCACCGGCTCCGAGGCGCTGCGCAACGCCTGTTACGCGGTCGCCTCCGGCGCCTACGACGTGGCGATGGCCGTCGGCGTGGAGAAACTCAAGGACTCCGGCATGTCCGGACTCTCGGGTACCTCGATGCCCGGCGCGGGCGACGACAGCCGCGGCGAGATCACGGCCCCGGCGAACTTCTCCCTCCTCGCCCCCGCCTACGCGGCCAAGTACGGCCTGGCGGAAGAGGAGTTGAAGGACGTCATCACCCGCATCGCCTGGAAGAACCACGTCAACGGCGCCCGCAACCCCCGCGCCCAGTTCCGCAAGGAGGTGCCGCTGGAGCGCATCCGGTCGGCGCCGATCGTCGCGGGCATGCTCGGCGTGTTCGACTGCTCGGGGGTCTCCGACGGATCGGCGGCGGCGATCGTCGTACGCGCCGAGGACGCCTACAAGTACACGGACAAGCCGATCTTCGTGAAGGCACTGTCCTTCGTCGCAGGACCGGCGGACGGACTCCTCGACCCCGACTACGACTTCACCACCTTCCCCGAGGTCGTCGTCTCGGCGCAGGAGGCCTACCGGCAGGCGGGCATCACCGACCCGCGCGCCGAACTCGCCCTTGCAGAGGTCCACGACTGCTTCACACCAACGGAGTTGGTGCTGATGGAGGACCTGGGCTTCTCTGAGCGCGGACAGGCGTGGAAGGACGTCACCAGCGGCGCCTTCGACCTGGACGGCTCGCTGCCGGTCAACCCGGACGGCGGCCTGAAGGCCTTCGGCCACCCCATCGGCGCCTCCGGCCTGCGCATGATGTTCGAGGCCTGGCTCCAACTGCGCGGCGAGGCACCGCCCGAGCGGACGGTCAGCACGTTGGCCGAAGGGCGCTCGCTCGCCCTCACCCACAACCTCGGCGGCGGCCCCGGCGAATGCGTCTCCTTCGTCTCCGTCGTCGGCAGCGAACTCACCGACTGA
- a CDS encoding branched-chain amino acid ABC transporter permease/ATP-binding protein has product MDDVLRFALLGLGLGALYALTAHGIVLVYRGSGVLNFAHGAIGMAGAYVQWELAVNHGVPYWPATACGVLISAVLGVLTHLLVIRPLRRASTLARLVGTLAVFIVLTAIAVKRYGDSLQLVPGKLPTRLLTIAGATVSEDHVWLLGIALAVTAVLHLLYRRTLFGLGTTAVAENEGAAAALGWSPDLIAAGNWALGSALAGLTAILIVPVIGLSVTGLTTLLLSALAAALVGRFSSFPITLAGGLVIGVAQSELTRFGSGVTGLASSVPFLFIALVLVARGRALPLRGTFLDRLPALGTGRVRPVPLALAVVTGLVLVSLSTPLWADAITSTLVLSLIILSIIVVTGYAGQVSLAAYALAGTGAFIAGHAAADWGWPFELALLAGVLGTIPIGLLFALPAVRTRGVNLAIITLGLGTTLEAMVFQNTDLSTTPGSDGIAVGNQTLFGISISGVDHPQRYAAVVLVLFVAATLVVANVRRSRTGRRLVAVRANERAAAALGIDVRAAKLYAFGLSSAIAALAGVLTGFRSTSVVFSDFASFDSVTALGLAVIGGVGFLVGPLFGATFAAGTVGARFGDLVLPGLSEWMPLIGGIILVLTLVGNQDGIGKELGKQARGLERKLRPQRAAVVPEEETAPLPDVPRAAPLPLHVRDLTVRYGGVVAVDELSLDVEPGRVVGLIGPNGAGKTSAIDAVTGFTRAASGSVRLGQRDVTRVPVHRRAGAGLSRSFQSLELFEDMTVLDNLYAACERPGRWTWLTDLVRPGSRPLPAQVLVAVREFGLQDSLDRPVGDLSYGERRLLAIARAVATSPSVLLLDEPAAGLSDDETQELAHLVRRLAEDWGMGVLLVEHDVDMVMSVCDQVVVLDFGRRICAGTPDEVRRDPAVRAAYLGDLEPETSS; this is encoded by the coding sequence ATGGACGACGTCCTGCGCTTCGCGCTGCTCGGCCTGGGGCTCGGCGCCCTCTACGCACTCACCGCACACGGCATCGTGCTGGTCTACCGGGGCTCCGGAGTCCTGAACTTCGCGCACGGCGCGATCGGGATGGCCGGTGCCTACGTCCAGTGGGAACTCGCCGTCAACCACGGCGTGCCGTACTGGCCCGCCACCGCGTGCGGCGTGCTCATCTCCGCCGTACTGGGCGTGCTCACCCACCTGTTGGTGATCCGCCCGCTGCGCAGGGCGTCCACCCTGGCCCGACTGGTCGGCACCCTCGCGGTGTTCATCGTGCTCACCGCGATCGCCGTCAAACGCTACGGCGACAGCCTGCAGTTGGTGCCGGGCAAGCTGCCCACCCGGCTGCTGACGATCGCCGGGGCGACGGTCTCCGAGGACCACGTCTGGCTGCTCGGCATCGCGCTCGCCGTGACGGCCGTGCTCCATCTCCTGTACCGGCGCACCCTGTTCGGCCTGGGCACCACCGCGGTCGCCGAGAACGAGGGCGCCGCCGCCGCGCTCGGCTGGTCCCCCGATCTGATCGCCGCCGGCAACTGGGCGCTGGGCTCCGCGCTCGCGGGGCTCACCGCCATCCTGATCGTGCCAGTGATCGGCCTGTCGGTGACCGGGCTGACCACGCTGCTGCTGAGCGCGCTGGCCGCCGCCCTGGTCGGCAGGTTCTCGTCGTTCCCGATCACTTTGGCGGGCGGTCTGGTCATCGGGGTCGCGCAGTCCGAACTCACGCGCTTCGGCTCGGGCGTCACCGGACTCGCCTCGTCGGTGCCGTTCCTCTTCATCGCCCTGGTACTGGTCGCGCGCGGCCGGGCACTGCCGCTGCGCGGCACGTTCCTCGACCGCCTCCCGGCGCTGGGCACCGGCAGGGTGCGCCCCGTCCCGCTCGCGCTGGCCGTGGTGACCGGGCTGGTGCTGGTGAGCCTGTCGACGCCGTTGTGGGCCGACGCGATCACCAGCACGCTGGTGCTCTCGCTGATCATCCTGTCGATCATCGTGGTCACCGGTTACGCGGGCCAGGTCTCGCTGGCGGCCTACGCCCTTGCCGGGACCGGCGCCTTCATCGCCGGGCACGCGGCGGCGGACTGGGGCTGGCCCTTCGAACTCGCCCTGTTGGCAGGCGTGTTGGGGACCATACCGATCGGCCTGCTGTTCGCGCTGCCGGCCGTGCGCACGCGCGGGGTCAATCTCGCGATCATCACGCTCGGGCTCGGCACCACCCTGGAGGCGATGGTCTTCCAGAACACCGACCTGTCGACGACGCCCGGCAGCGACGGCATCGCGGTCGGCAACCAGACGCTCTTCGGCATCAGCATCTCCGGCGTCGACCATCCGCAGCGCTACGCCGCCGTGGTGCTGGTCCTGTTCGTCGCCGCCACGCTCGTGGTCGCCAACGTCCGGCGCAGTCGCACCGGCCGCCGTCTCGTCGCCGTACGGGCCAACGAGCGGGCCGCCGCCGCCCTGGGCATCGACGTCCGCGCGGCCAAGCTCTACGCCTTCGGTCTGTCCTCGGCCATCGCCGCGCTCGCCGGCGTACTGACCGGCTTCCGGTCGACGTCGGTGGTGTTCTCCGACTTCGCGAGCTTCGACTCCGTCACCGCGCTCGGGCTCGCCGTCATCGGCGGTGTCGGCTTCCTCGTCGGCCCGCTGTTCGGCGCCACGTTCGCCGCGGGCACGGTCGGCGCCCGGTTCGGAGACCTGGTGCTGCCCGGGCTGAGCGAGTGGATGCCGCTGATCGGCGGGATCATCCTGGTGCTGACCCTGGTGGGCAACCAGGACGGCATCGGCAAGGAACTCGGCAAGCAGGCGAGGGGACTTGAGCGAAAGCTGCGCCCACAGCGCGCTGCCGTCGTACCCGAGGAGGAGACGGCTCCCCTGCCGGACGTCCCCCGCGCCGCACCCCTCCCCCTGCACGTGCGCGACCTCACCGTCCGCTACGGCGGTGTCGTTGCCGTCGACGAACTCTCGCTGGACGTCGAACCGGGCCGGGTGGTGGGGCTCATCGGCCCCAACGGCGCCGGCAAGACCTCCGCCATCGACGCGGTCACCGGCTTCACCCGGGCCGCGTCCGGCAGCGTCCGCCTCGGCCAGCGGGACGTGACCCGGGTGCCGGTGCACCGGCGGGCCGGGGCCGGGCTTAGCCGGTCCTTCCAGTCGCTGGAGCTGTTCGAGGACATGACGGTGCTGGACAACCTCTACGCCGCCTGCGAGCGACCGGGCCGGTGGACCTGGCTCACCGACCTGGTCCGTCCCGGCAGCCGCCCGCTGCCCGCCCAAGTACTCGTCGCCGTAAGGGAGTTCGGGCTCCAGGACAGCCTGGACCGGCCGGTGGGAGACCTGTCGTACGGTGAGCGGCGGTTGCTGGCGATCGCGCGGGCGGTGGCGACCTCGCCGTCGGTGCTGCTGCTGGACGAACCGGCGGCGGGGCTGTCCGACGACGAGACACAGGAGTTGGCCCATCTCGTGCGGCGGCTCGCCGAGGACTGGGGCATGGGGGTGCTGCTCGTCGAGCACGACGTCGACATGGTGATGAGCGTCTGCGACCAGGTCGTCGTGCTCGACTTCGGACGCCGGATCTGCGCCGGCACCCCGGACGAGGTGCGCCGCGATCCGGCGGTCCGGGCGGCCTACCTGGGCGACCTGGAGCCGGAGACGTCGTCCTGA
- a CDS encoding ABC transporter substrate-binding protein — MNDSRRRRSVATGCLAMTGALLVAGCGGEAASSSAETSSLKGTPVKVMVWAPENTQGSAQPGIHLTATAYEKWINANGGIKGGPLKVEFCNEKGDPDEAEKCAQQAVADKVAAVVGSYSLAGDRYMPILQKAGIPYIGGTGVSAAEFSNPLSFPVNGGTPVVFAAHGRQLVEQGCKKITGVRYDVAAAAVVSQFLTLGATSAGGAPPKDLKVPLTATDLAPQVAATKGSDCVSVIMGTASGLFVKSYVQSGDKTKLASVVGNLTPQLAASTGGSSSPLEGAAITGYYPPTSDAVWKDFVTAAKGKDIDTTNGANATTWVAFKVFTEAAKKLPTISAEALVKELNTTSGIDTGGLTPPLNWKASTALPIKGLDRIHNTTATELTIRDGKIEWAKAGSTFVDVRKVLTAASHG, encoded by the coding sequence ATGAACGACTCACGTCGACGCAGAAGCGTCGCGACCGGCTGTCTCGCGATGACCGGAGCCCTGCTCGTGGCAGGGTGCGGGGGAGAGGCGGCAAGCAGTTCGGCCGAGACCTCGTCGCTGAAGGGCACCCCGGTCAAGGTGATGGTCTGGGCGCCGGAGAACACCCAGGGCAGCGCCCAGCCCGGGATCCACCTCACCGCCACGGCCTACGAGAAGTGGATCAACGCCAACGGCGGGATCAAGGGCGGACCCCTGAAGGTCGAGTTCTGCAACGAGAAGGGCGACCCCGACGAGGCCGAGAAGTGCGCCCAGCAGGCCGTCGCCGACAAGGTCGCCGCGGTCGTCGGCTCCTACAGCCTCGCGGGCGACCGCTACATGCCTATCCTCCAGAAGGCCGGCATCCCGTACATCGGCGGCACCGGCGTCTCCGCCGCTGAGTTCTCCAACCCGCTGTCCTTCCCGGTCAACGGCGGTACCCCGGTGGTGTTCGCCGCCCACGGCCGCCAACTGGTCGAGCAGGGCTGCAAGAAGATCACCGGCGTACGGTACGACGTGGCCGCCGCGGCCGTGGTCTCGCAGTTCCTCACCCTGGGTGCGACCTCCGCCGGAGGGGCACCGCCCAAGGACCTCAAGGTGCCGCTCACCGCCACCGACCTCGCCCCGCAGGTCGCCGCGACCAAGGGCAGCGACTGCGTGAGCGTCATCATGGGCACCGCCTCCGGCCTGTTCGTGAAGTCGTACGTCCAGTCCGGCGACAAGACCAAGCTCGCCAGCGTGGTCGGCAACCTCACCCCGCAACTGGCCGCGAGCACGGGCGGAAGCAGCAGCCCGCTGGAGGGCGCCGCGATAACCGGCTACTACCCGCCGACCTCCGACGCCGTCTGGAAGGACTTCGTGACGGCGGCCAAGGGCAAGGACATCGACACCACCAACGGCGCCAACGCCACGACCTGGGTGGCTTTCAAGGTCTTCACCGAGGCCGCCAAGAAGCTGCCGACCATCTCTGCCGAGGCGCTGGTGAAGGAGCTGAACACCACCTCCGGCATCGACACCGGAGGCCTGACCCCGCCCCTGAACTGGAAGGCGTCGACGGCCCTGCCGATCAAGGGGCTCGACCGCATCCACAACACGACCGCCACCGAACTCACCATCCGCGACGGGAAGATCGAGTGGGCCAAGGCCGGGTCGACCTTCGTCGACGTCCGCAAGGTGCTGACGGCCGCGTCGCACGGCTGA
- a CDS encoding SDR family NAD(P)-dependent oxidoreductase: protein MGRLDNKIAIVTGAASGIGAATARRLAAEGAHTVVADLNLDGAKAVTEEIRAAGGSATAVPVDLGDIDSVQAMVATAVDTYGGLDVLHNNAAATHLAARQDLAVLEADPAVWDDTMRINLRGTMVAIQAAVPHMIARGAGSIINTSSGAGLAGDLRNPAYGASKAALINLTQYVATQYGKQGVRCNAIAPGFIVTPASAGSAHGAIREKMLRHHLTPRLGRPEDVAAAVVFLASDESAFITGHTLRVDGGLLAHQPYVADLRDA from the coding sequence ATGGGACGACTCGACAACAAGATCGCGATCGTGACCGGGGCCGCGTCCGGCATCGGCGCCGCCACCGCCCGCCGCCTGGCGGCCGAGGGCGCCCACACGGTCGTAGCGGATCTGAACCTCGACGGCGCCAAGGCGGTCACGGAGGAGATCCGCGCGGCCGGAGGCTCCGCCACGGCGGTCCCGGTCGACCTCGGCGACATCGACTCCGTACAGGCCATGGTGGCCACGGCAGTCGACACCTACGGCGGCCTCGACGTCCTGCACAACAACGCGGCGGCCACCCATCTGGCCGCCCGCCAGGACCTCGCCGTCCTGGAGGCCGACCCGGCGGTCTGGGACGACACCATGCGGATCAACCTGCGCGGCACCATGGTCGCCATCCAGGCCGCCGTCCCGCACATGATCGCCCGCGGCGCCGGCTCGATCATCAACACCTCGTCCGGCGCCGGTCTGGCGGGCGACCTGCGTAACCCCGCGTACGGCGCCTCGAAGGCCGCCCTCATCAACCTCACGCAGTACGTCGCGACCCAGTACGGCAAGCAGGGCGTGCGCTGCAACGCCATCGCCCCGGGGTTCATCGTCACGCCGGCGAGCGCCGGTTCGGCCCACGGGGCGATACGCGAGAAGATGCTCCGCCATCACCTCACCCCGCGCCTCGGCCGGCCGGAGGACGTCGCTGCGGCGGTCGTCTTCCTCGCCTCCGACGAGTCCGCCTTCATCACCGGGCACACCCTGCGCGTGGACGGCGGACTGCTGGCCCACCAGCCGTACGTGGCGGACCTGCGGGACGCCTGA
- a CDS encoding AraC family transcriptional regulator, whose amino-acid sequence MLDRLNQALDHLEICLDREVDVAEAARIAGVSEYHFRRLFSVLAGMPLPVYVRRRRMTLAAAEVLAGERTLLDVAVRYGYGSGEAFARAFRSVHGIGPGEARRTGALLTSQPRMSFRVVVEGSTTMRYRIVEKQAFRIVGRKARVPLVHTGVNAAAAAHVENLDERAIVRMKELADREPEGIVSAAVYLTDSREEGAEADYWIGVATGPETTVEELDALDVPAGTWAVFDNDGPFPSALQDLWRDVFTQWFPSNPYTSRPGPELLRTQPVEIGEETHSQLWIPVERSGGDTAV is encoded by the coding sequence GTGCTGGACCGGCTGAATCAGGCGCTGGACCACCTGGAGATCTGCCTCGACCGGGAGGTCGACGTGGCCGAGGCGGCCCGGATCGCCGGGGTGTCGGAGTACCACTTCCGGAGGCTGTTCTCCGTCCTCGCCGGGATGCCGCTCCCGGTCTACGTGCGGCGCCGGCGGATGACGCTCGCGGCCGCCGAGGTGCTGGCCGGGGAACGCACACTGCTCGATGTCGCGGTGCGGTACGGCTACGGCTCGGGCGAGGCGTTCGCCCGGGCGTTCCGCTCGGTGCACGGCATCGGGCCGGGCGAGGCCCGGCGCACGGGTGCGCTGCTCACGTCACAGCCGCGCATGTCCTTCCGCGTCGTCGTCGAAGGCAGTACGACGATGCGGTACCGGATCGTGGAGAAGCAGGCGTTCCGGATCGTCGGCAGGAAGGCCCGGGTGCCGCTGGTGCACACGGGGGTCAACGCGGCCGCCGCGGCACATGTGGAGAACCTGGACGAGCGGGCGATCGTACGGATGAAGGAACTGGCCGACCGGGAACCCGAGGGGATCGTGTCGGCAGCGGTGTATCTGACCGACAGCCGGGAGGAGGGGGCCGAGGCGGACTACTGGATCGGCGTGGCCACCGGCCCGGAGACGACCGTCGAGGAACTCGACGCCCTCGACGTGCCGGCCGGGACCTGGGCGGTCTTCGACAACGACGGGCCCTTTCCGAGCGCGCTCCAGGATCTGTGGCGGGACGTGTTCACACAGTGGTTCCCCTCGAACCCGTACACGAGCCGGCCAGGTCCGGAACTCCTGCGGACGCAACCGGTGGAGATCGGCGAGGAGACCCACTCCCAGCTTTGGATCCCTGTCGAGCGGAGCGGCGGGGACACCGCCGTGTGA
- a CDS encoding ABC transporter ATP-binding protein has protein sequence MHDTDVPLIATRALSAGYGSRPVVSDLDLEVRPGEVVALLGPNGAGKTTTLRALSGDLTPMSGEVRWLGTPGHAPLHRRAREGLAYVGERAVFTRLDTTDNLRVGRVPPDRAVALFPELEKRLRTGAGMLSGGEQQMLSLARALCRTPRLLLADELSLGLAPLVVDRLLRAVREAADQGLGALLVEQHVRKVLDIADRVYVLRRGRVVMTGTPKELRGDLDAIESSYLANNPTS, from the coding sequence GTGCACGACACCGATGTGCCCCTGATAGCGACCCGCGCCCTGTCCGCCGGATACGGCAGCCGACCCGTCGTCAGCGACCTCGACCTGGAGGTCCGGCCGGGCGAGGTCGTCGCCCTGCTCGGCCCCAACGGCGCGGGCAAGACCACCACCCTCAGGGCGCTGTCCGGCGACCTGACCCCGATGAGCGGCGAGGTGCGCTGGCTGGGCACCCCCGGTCACGCACCCCTGCACCGCCGCGCCCGCGAAGGCCTCGCCTACGTCGGCGAACGCGCGGTCTTCACCCGCCTCGACACCACCGACAACCTCCGGGTCGGGCGCGTTCCGCCCGACCGGGCCGTCGCGCTCTTCCCCGAACTGGAGAAACGCCTCAGGACCGGCGCGGGCATGCTGTCCGGCGGCGAGCAGCAGATGCTGTCGCTGGCGCGCGCCCTGTGCCGTACCCCCCGGCTCCTCCTGGCCGACGAACTCTCCCTGGGACTCGCCCCGTTGGTCGTCGACCGTCTCCTGCGCGCCGTACGCGAGGCGGCCGACCAGGGCCTGGGCGCACTGCTGGTCGAACAGCACGTACGCAAGGTGCTCGACATCGCCGACCGCGTCTACGTCCTGCGCCGCGGCCGGGTCGTCATGACCGGCACCCCGAAGGAACTGCGCGGAGACCTCGACGCCATCGAGTCCTCCTATCTCGCGAACAACCCGACGTCATGA
- a CDS encoding acyl-CoA reductase, with product MSTTTETEVVHVVRGEVDHGSPVAYGRADSAFTAPALDLDRLVWPRTEPGPAFHVPVAEIVDLLVETGEALKADREGLLAEALDRMVRVSPLPAEVLERAYAVLWRSFQRPGLYAQIDHELGGADVLDGWREVRLPDNRTAATRAFPPRLVHIIAGNAPGVAAMSVVRGALTKGVNLLKLPSNDLFTATAILRTMAAVAPGHPVVRSFSAVYWRGGDETVESVLFRPQFFDKLVAWGGEATIRGALRYVGPGFELVSFDPKTSISLIGREAFESPETLARAADAGAADATFFNQQACVASRFQFVEGSWEDADRYAALLCERLGVAREFSSADGPRVAAELREEIDVLRSLTPDYRVWGGYDGRGLVIRSPEPVDFHPDGKMVNVIPVAELSETVAYAGVATQTVGVYPGIRKTELRDALACAGVQRVVSLGGAGGMPPGLSHDGFYPLQRLMRWVNDE from the coding sequence ATGAGCACCACGACCGAAACCGAGGTCGTGCACGTGGTGCGCGGCGAGGTCGACCACGGCTCACCCGTCGCGTACGGCCGCGCCGACTCGGCCTTCACCGCACCGGCACTCGACCTGGACCGCCTCGTGTGGCCGCGCACCGAACCCGGCCCCGCCTTCCACGTGCCCGTCGCGGAGATCGTCGACCTCCTGGTGGAGACCGGCGAGGCCCTCAAGGCGGACCGCGAGGGCCTGCTCGCCGAGGCCCTCGACCGCATGGTCAGGGTCAGCCCGCTGCCTGCGGAGGTCCTCGAGCGCGCCTACGCCGTCCTGTGGCGCAGCTTCCAACGGCCCGGCCTGTACGCCCAGATCGACCACGAACTCGGCGGAGCGGACGTGCTCGACGGCTGGCGCGAGGTACGCCTGCCCGACAACCGGACCGCGGCCACCCGCGCGTTCCCACCGCGCCTGGTGCACATCATCGCCGGCAACGCCCCCGGCGTGGCCGCGATGTCCGTCGTGCGCGGCGCCCTCACGAAGGGCGTCAACCTGCTGAAACTGCCCTCGAACGACCTGTTCACCGCGACCGCGATCCTGCGCACGATGGCGGCGGTGGCCCCCGGCCACCCCGTGGTCCGCTCGTTCTCCGCGGTGTACTGGCGCGGCGGCGACGAGACGGTGGAGAGCGTGCTGTTCCGCCCGCAGTTCTTCGACAAACTGGTCGCCTGGGGCGGCGAGGCCACGATTCGCGGCGCACTGCGGTACGTCGGCCCGGGCTTCGAACTCGTCTCCTTCGACCCCAAGACCTCCATCTCGCTCATCGGCCGCGAGGCGTTCGAGTCCCCCGAGACCCTTGCCCGAGCCGCCGACGCGGGCGCCGCCGACGCCACCTTCTTCAACCAACAGGCCTGCGTGGCCAGCCGCTTCCAGTTCGTCGAGGGCTCCTGGGAGGACGCCGACCGCTACGCCGCCCTGCTGTGCGAACGCCTGGGCGTGGCAAGGGAGTTCAGCTCGGCCGACGGCCCGCGGGTCGCCGCGGAACTCCGCGAGGAGATCGACGTCCTGCGCTCCCTGACACCCGACTACCGGGTGTGGGGCGGCTACGACGGCCGGGGCCTGGTCATCCGCTCGCCCGAACCGGTCGACTTCCACCCCGACGGAAAGATGGTCAACGTCATCCCGGTTGCCGAGCTGTCCGAAACCGTCGCCTACGCAGGAGTCGCCACGCAGACCGTGGGCGTGTACCCCGGCATCCGCAAAACGGAGCTGCGCGATGCCCTCGCATGCGCCGGGGTTCAGCGGGTGGTGTCCCTCGGCGGTGCGGGAGGCATGCCGCCAGGTCTTTCCCACGACGGCTTCTACCCGCTGCAGCGGCTCATGCGCTGGGTGAACGACGAGTGA